The following coding sequences are from one Haloarcula taiwanensis window:
- a CDS encoding hydrolase, producing the protein MTEYDAVVFDNDGVIVEPSDQSVLVDAVVDAFAAFDVPVDASTVRQSVAEDAVPRDLIADHGLDAEAFWHQRELTASLAQQAHTRAGGKPVYDDVRALDALDVPLGLVSNNQHATVEFLLAHHDIDRFDTAYGRQPTLAGAARRKPDPAYIEQALSDLDASEALYVGDSEKDVVAAHRAGIDSVFLRRDHVSDVSLDVEPTAEVADLRALVERLPELH; encoded by the coding sequence ATGACTGAGTACGACGCCGTCGTCTTCGACAACGACGGCGTGATCGTCGAACCCAGCGACCAGAGCGTTCTCGTCGACGCCGTCGTGGACGCCTTCGCGGCCTTCGACGTGCCGGTCGACGCGTCGACGGTCCGACAGTCCGTCGCCGAGGACGCGGTCCCGCGGGACCTGATCGCCGACCACGGCCTCGACGCCGAGGCGTTCTGGCACCAGCGCGAACTGACCGCGAGCCTCGCCCAGCAGGCCCACACCCGCGCGGGCGGCAAGCCCGTCTACGACGACGTGCGCGCGCTCGACGCGCTCGACGTGCCGCTGGGACTGGTCAGCAACAACCAGCACGCGACCGTCGAATTTCTGCTCGCTCACCACGACATCGACCGCTTCGACACCGCTTACGGCCGCCAGCCGACCCTCGCGGGCGCGGCCCGGCGCAAACCGGACCCGGCGTACATCGAGCAGGCGCTTTCTGACCTGGACGCGAGCGAGGCGCTGTACGTCGGGGACTCCGAGAAGGACGTTGTCGCGGCTCACCGCGCCGGCATCGACTCGGTCTTCCTCCGACGTGACCACGTCTCGGACGTGTCCCTCGACGTTGAACCGACCGCCGAGGTGGCGGATCTCCGGGCGCTGGTCGAGAGGCTGCCCGAACTGCACTGA
- a CDS encoding AP endonuclease produces the protein MDIRYGTTVEAFVRYVTDLGLDHVEFKREYLAGHPDTPGPRAVRELCERYDVSVTYHAPFRDWNTGSYDEVVRQDSVERVKRTLDDAADAGAEAVVVHGGSVPERYPEWVHEQAWESAKRSLAECAEYAQLVGVPLCLENQPFDETTRRYTTTPDDLAALLESVDVIPEYLGVTLDVGHAKVTGEDWRDFVDRFGDRIRVCHLHDNDGTADQHDPLSAPEPLIDAIPADCFVFEMKSVADVAACTDGDAPLPETGVPGDD, from the coding sequence ATGGATATCCGCTACGGGACGACCGTCGAGGCGTTCGTGCGATACGTCACCGACCTTGGTCTCGACCACGTAGAGTTCAAGCGCGAGTACCTCGCGGGCCACCCCGACACGCCGGGGCCGCGAGCGGTCCGAGAACTGTGCGAGCGCTACGACGTCAGCGTCACGTACCACGCGCCGTTCCGGGACTGGAACACCGGGAGCTACGACGAGGTGGTCCGGCAGGACTCCGTCGAGCGAGTCAAGCGGACGCTCGACGACGCCGCCGACGCCGGGGCCGAGGCCGTCGTCGTCCACGGCGGGTCGGTCCCGGAGCGCTACCCCGAGTGGGTCCACGAACAGGCCTGGGAGAGCGCGAAGCGGTCGCTCGCGGAGTGCGCCGAGTACGCCCAGCTGGTCGGCGTCCCGCTCTGTCTGGAGAACCAGCCCTTCGACGAGACGACGCGGCGCTACACCACCACGCCAGACGACCTCGCGGCACTGCTCGAATCCGTCGACGTGATTCCGGAGTACCTCGGCGTCACGCTCGACGTCGGCCACGCGAAGGTGACCGGCGAGGACTGGCGCGACTTCGTCGACCGCTTCGGCGACCGAATCCGCGTCTGTCACCTCCACGACAATGACGGGACCGCCGACCAGCACGACCCGCTGTCTGCGCCCGAACCGTTGATCGACGCCATCCCGGCGGACTGCTTCGTCTTCGAGATGAAGTCCGTCGCCGACGTGGCCGCCTGCACCGACGGCGACGCCCCGCTTCCGGAGACGGGGGTGCCGGGCGATGACTGA